In Shewanella sp. GD04112, the sequence AAATTTCGGCCAACCGCTGATTGAGCGGATGCTCGATAAGTGGCAGATCCGCAAGCCAAAGATCGCTAGCACACTTAAAACGCCCCGAGACTCGTGAAAACGCCTTGAGTGCCACATAATGGTCAAAGGCATGCCAAAACTCATGGGCCAGCGCCCCAGCACCCGCATTTTTGGCTAACGCCAGCTCTCGCGCCCCTGGCGCATAGTGAGCCTGCACGCCCTTTTGTCCACCATGGCCAAAAGCAAGGCTTAGGGTTTGCCTCAACCCTAAAGTCAACGGCGGTAAATTGAGGATAAAAGCAAGATCGGCAAGCGAATCAAACACTAAATTCGCGGCAATCAATGACTCTTCCCGCGTAACCCAACGCCCCACACGTACATGGCTAAAACCAAAGGTTTGCTTTACATCCAGAAAGGTCATTTGCTCCCCGAAGCGATAATCGGGGCCATGGCGGGTATATTGCTGATGGAGTAACACTATCGGTTAAAGTCGTGGGTGAACATAGTATGGAAGTGATTCTATGTGAAAGCAGAATCGATTTATAGCTTCACAGACAACAATCTTACTTCTATTGAACCACCGCTAATTTGCTAAAGAACACTTCGAGGCTAAAGGGCTTTTGCATAAAGATCACCTCAGGGAACTGTGCCAAATCAGGGATCTCGTGGCGATCATTCGCTGATAGCATAAAGAACTGACATGCCCAAAAATGCTCAGCTTGGGCGATAACCATTTGCTTGATTAAGGCTAACCCGTCCGTATCCTTTAAGCGGTAATCGACAATCACGATAAATGGTCGCTGGGTGCTAAATAATCTTAAAGCCTCTTCAGCCCGATCAGCACTGTGAATATGCGTAAAATGCGACTCGAGCACACTACGGCAAATCTCAAGATTAAATAAATTATCGTCGACCAAAAGTAATGACTGCTGTGCATAGTGATTTGTTGGCACTGGCACCCCGCAATGCAATTGACAGGGAAAGCGCAACAGTACGGTAGTGCCTTGCCCTTCCTGGCTGCGTAAACGTAATTTCCCACCTATCTGCTCTAATAAGCGCTTACAGGTATATAACCCAAGCCCCATTCCTGATATGCCGTGACTTGATACCGATTGATAATTAAAGGGCTCATCCAAAGCCTGTTTTGCCCGCCAAGACATGCCTTCACCAAAATCGCGGATTAATATCCTTAACATGGGGGAAGTCGAAACTTGTAGAGATAACATGGGCAAATCCATATAACAATGCACTTGCTCGCCAGTACTGTATTTAAAGGCATTATTAATAATGTTAGTAATGAGTTGGAACAGTTTAGTGCCATCCAGCACCAGCCAGTCCGGTAAGGTATCACTAATAGTCACACTAAGGGTTTTACCTGAAGTGCTATTAAAGGCTCGATAGTATTCTTGAATTCGCTCGACATATTCCCGTAGGTTCACAGGGTGTTGGTCAAGCTGTAGCTTTCCCACCTCAGCCTTACTGTAATTTAAGGTATTTTCGGCAACTGAATAGAGTAAATTCGCTGACCAGATCATTTTATCGACGATCGTACTTAATGCTTTATCTTCTTGCTCTGCATGATGCAACCTTAATTGCGCCTCCTGTCGCGAGAGGGTTTTCTTTAACAGCTTGCTATAACCGAGTAATGCGTTAATTGGTGTTCGGATCTCGTGGTTAATACTGGCGAGTAACGCTAACTTAGAGCGGTTTTCGCACTCAATACGTTGTACTACTTGTCGATGCCTCGCTTTCACAAACCACAGCACTGAAAATGCCAGCCCGAGCGACGCAATAGAAAGGATAATCACCAAGATTTCAATCACTTCGGCACGAGGAACTTGGTAGTAAACCTGTAGATTAAACTGAGTCTGATATTCGCTCAGTACCACAAACTGCTCATCGGAATAAGTAAATAGCCGCCAAAAGCCTACTGCAGGAGGCTTGTCACAGGCTGAACTTCGCACTATCGAGTGCTCAAATTGATAGGTTACGCAAATGTTTTGTTCCTGATCGATGCGGGTCAAAATCCTTTTTTGCGAGATGGCATAGATAAGATAAGGCATGTTAGGTTCATCAATCTTAAGGGAGACGAGGAGATAATCCATTAATTGAGCCTGTAGCTCGCCTTGCTCAGTGCGATGCAGTTGTAGCCGTTGCAACTCGGAGAGTCGAGAAGGATCCGAGAGATACGCAAGTTGAAGATCCGGTCTTAAAGTAAAAGCCAGCGCCGATTTTATCCTCAATAGATCTTTAGCAAAGATTTCAAACTCTTGGGGTGACACCGCCTCTGATGCATGAAAAAACGATCTGAGCGCATCCAGCATTATGCGATGCTGTAAAAACATATCCTGAGATGAGGCGAATACTGCTTGAGCTTTTTTTTGATAAACCGCTTTAAACTCGTGGGTTGTATGGGCCAGAGTCAAACAAATCAATAGCAAGGTAACCAGTAATCCCGTTAACAAATGAATACTCGGAGTATATTTACTGCCCATGGTTTTCCTCCCGAACAACCTTAAGCAATAGTCTGACTCGCGCCATCAAGGGTTCGATGGATGTTATGCTTGGGACGGATAAGATCTCGTGTAAGGCGAGACAACGGGTTATACCTAAAAAACTATGTTTAAGTTCAGCAATACTCTCACCTAAAGTGAGTTGCATCAGTTGATGATGTAAACAGTCAAGTTCAGTGAGTAAGGCTCGCCTAAGCACTTGCTGTTGAACGGGGGAGTATTGGCTCATAAAAAACCATACTGCCCGCCGTACTTGAGGCTCCAATACATCACTGTGCATGCATTAATTCGCCCTGATATTGGCCTATCCAGTCAATAAGATATCGACCTTCAATGGGAGGGCTATACAAATAGCCTTGTGCCACATCACATCCTAGGGCAGTCAAAATAGCCTCAATGGCCGCTGTTTCTACCCCCTCTGCGACCACTTTGACATGCATCTTCTGCGCAAGGGCAATGGTTGACTCAACAATCAGATAATGTTGATGATTGATATCCATATCAGAGACAAAACTTTTATCGATTTTGATTTCTTTAAACGGAATAGCATCGAGGCGATCGTAGGTGGAATAGCTTTTGCCAAAATCATCGAGGGAAATATCAATATTGTTAATAATCAGCCGTGCAATTGAATTGAGCACTCTATCCTGATTGATGATCTCTTGGGATTCGGTCAACTCTAACATCAACCGAATACCATCATGATTCCGGCTTGATTCAATAATGTATTCAATCAACTCATCGCAGGTAAGATCGTCGGCAGTAATATTAATCGATAGTGAATACTTGGCTAAGAGAGGCTGACGTAACCAACATTGCAACGCTTGAGAAATCACCATACGAGTGAAAACGCTATTTAGGCCCTGCTGATTGATTAAGGGTAAAAACGCATCGGGGTAAATATACCCATGATGACGATCGCACAGTCGCGATAACACCTCAAACCCCACGATTTCCTGAGTGATTAAGTTAATCTTAGGCTGATAACAGAGGATCAACTGCTCATCTTTAAGTAGTTGCTGCACATTGATATTTGCATGCCGCTGACGTCGATTAGCCTGATTGTCTGGCTCAATATCTTCGGCTTCTGTTGCCAGTAATGGGGTTAAGATATCGCTCGCATTAACAGGTTTGGCAAACACGCCAACCAAGTTGAGTCTCAAGGTATGAATAATGCAATCAACCAATTCCAGTGTGCGTTTATCGGAGGAACTGATCACCGCAATAGGCACAGTCAGCCAACGAGGCGTTGTCGCCAGCATATTAATGACAGCGATACCATCCCCCTGCTCCATTTTTAAATCGATAATCACTAAGTCGAGTGATACATCCAGCGCCATCAGCAACTCTATCCCTTGGTTGCCATTACTCGCCTCATAAATATGGATATCGTCCTCAGCTAAATACCGATGAATATCTGCTTTGAGCGTCTCACGGATAAATTTTTGATCATCGATGATAAGTATATTCATATGCTGGTCCCTAACTGCATAAAGAAAATGGGATCGATTGTCTGTGACTTAGCCGAAGGAATGACAGACAATTTCAGCAAATTTCGATTCGCCATCACTTCGGTTCGACTTGCAAAAAAGGAGTAATTTTTTAAGGGTTTATGATAGTTATCTAAGGTTCGGATCTTAAAAAGCGGTAATTTAAACTGGGTGAGTTTACGCTTTAAGGCTTCATCACAAATGCTAAAACTTAAGTACTTGATCGAGCGACTTAAGGCCATCTTATGGAGGTAAACAGACATCATGTAGTTCTCAATATGTGGCGTCACCCCAAAGGATGAAAACACCATCAAGGTATCGGGAATCGACTGGGAGTGATGGCCTATGACTTCGAATAAATCCACCTCGTCATTCATAAATTCGAGCGCAACCTTAGCCTGAGTGCGGCAAAACAGACTATGCCCCACGATCTGCTCACCAAAACTAAAGGCGACCACCAGCGATAATCCGCAAATGAAGGGCTGAGTTAATTGACGATTCGTCAAGGAAAGCCGTGGATTACTCTCATAAACCAAGCTCAACTGCAGCAAGGTCATAAAGTTGTCATCCTGACTATCAATAAACTCGACGCGATAGGGTTTATTTCGATAGTAAGGATGTTCACTACGCTCGATACTGGACTCAAATAAATTGATCAGTGATAAGCCTTCATGGATAAACGTTTTATCTTCACGATAAATATCAAATAGTTCAGAGCCAAAAATTTCGACAATTTCCGCCTGCTTGGCCAATGAGGGAATATTCACCCCGCGTTCCCAGCGGCTGATAGTGATGGCATCTAAGGTATCGAACAAACAACTCTTTTGCCGTAGCTGGCAACATAGCTCTTCCTGAGACAACTGGTTTTCAGTGCGAGTGTGTTTTAAGAAATTGGAGAATGTCTGTGCACTAGTTTTGCTTGGATAGGAGATAGGCGTACAAATCATAACGTGTTCCATCAGTCTTTTTTATTTTCTCAAGCAGCTCCATATATGTCTCATGGTTCACATCATCTATTGGCTCTGGATGTCTTAGGGTATAAATAATCCAAATGCGTTGCTGTTCTTCCACAAAATAGAGCCCCGTGATTTTCTCTTCTTGCATCACTTGTCCCTCCATTTGCTCCGAGTCGTAACCATGCGTTTGCCACAGGAATTGCAGTATAAATGCCAGCTTTAACCTAAAACCATGGCACAGTAACATTGGACAACGAAAAAAAGTGTCTAGTGATACGTACGGTAATTTCGAGCAAATAACAACCAATAAAGCATGCAAAAAAAGCCGAGCTATTCTCGGCTTTTAATGGACGATAATGGAGCTGAGGCTATTTGTTATCTGCTCTAATGGAGAGAATAAATAGCAGTGATAGTGACGCCGAGATCAAAATATAACTACAGATCACCAGCGTAGTACCCGAGGGCAACAGCCAAATCAACAGACTGACTAAGGCACTTAAGAACAGACTCTCAATGGCATAATACAGAGCGGTTGCCAGCCCCGCAGAATGGGAAAACGCCGCTAAGGCACCATTAGCGGTTACGGCGCAGGTTAAGGCGATATGCACTCCGATGAAATACATAGGCAGCATAAAGCCAAGTAAACTCAGCCCATTTAGCCATTCCAGCCCATACAATAAGCCGCTACTTAGCATCATGCCAATCAAGCCTCTTAGCACAGTTCCCTGTGTGCCCCAACGTTTGACAAGATGCTTAACAAAGCGGGTGGTGATTATCATGACTATCGCAACCGAGCCAAACCACAGGCTAAAGGTCACCTTATCGAGTCCTAATTTGTCCATCAGTATGCTCGGTGATGCCGAAAAATAGACAAAGAAGGCCCCCATGGCCGTGGCGTAGGCCAAGGTATAGCCTAAAAACGCCTTAGCGCGAATGATGTTAAAACATCTCGACCACTCAAAGGGATGGGTCTGCGCTGGGCGGGTTTCAGGCCATTTCAGTAAGGCATGCAAGCCTACTAGGGCAGCAAATATCGCTAAGGTGTAGAAGATCCCTCGCCAATGCCAAAGCCCATCGATAAGCGAGCCAATAAAAGGTGCTACCACAGGCACGGCCGCGAGCACTGAGCCCATAATGGCATAGATAACGACGCCTTCTTCCCTATCGGCAAACACATCTCGCACTGTCGCAAATGCCGCCACTAGCACGGCCGAGGCGCTCAGTGCCTGGACAATCCGAAGGAGCAGAAACACACTGAAGCTGTCGGTCAATGCCATCGCCAAACTGGAACCTGCGTAAACTAAGGCTCCGGCAATCACCACTCGCCTGCGCCCTATTGCGTCGGATAGCGGTCCAAATAGCAACTGGCCTAAGCCTAAAATCGCCATATAGAGGGTTAAAGTCAGCTGCATTTGACCTTGGCTAACACTAAAACTCTGGCGAATATCATTGATGGCAGGCAGATACAGATCCATGCCAAGAGAAGCGAGTAAATCGAAGGGAATAAGTAATAGAAGTGAGTACGCAAAGGTATAATTCCATTTGCGGTCTTGCGGGTTTTGATTAATTTTTGTCATGTTAAAATCCAATTATTGCTATGAATGTTTACAGCGATAATTGGATAAAAGGCACCGCCCTCTTCATCTTTAACCTCCGTTTTTAACCTGTCGAATAACTTATTACTGTTCTGGCTGCGTACTTATTACAACGCCTGTTACCGCACGAGTCACCATGCATCTTGCAGTACAAGATGGCGGATCATGGCACAAATCCCCCCTCGATTGCTATGACTTATTCCCCAATCAGCCCCCAATCGCCACTGAGTTTATAAATGACTGAATATGCTTTAATTTGCATAAATAAAAATATAACTCCGGGGATTCTTCTAACCATTATGCAAAATCGCGAATATCCATTCAAAAACAGTTGAAATTGTTACTGTTTTGAGCCGTAAATACTTATCGCGCTTGCTTAGGCGAGCCAAAAGCGGAAATAGGCGGGTAATTGGCCAGTCCAGCGTTTGAAGGAACGTCTAAAATTACTGGCGTCACTGAAGGATAAGGAATGCGCAATGCTATTGGCATCCTGCTCTGGCTCGGCGAGAAAATACAGCGCCTTAATCAAACGGGATTCATCGACTAATTGTCCGTAACTCAGCCCCATCTCCCCAAGACGCCGTTTTAACGTGGCAGGACTCATCTCTAACAATTGCGCCATTTCCGGCAGGCTTAATGTATTTTGCATCAATTTAAGG encodes:
- a CDS encoding CLCA_X family protein, coding for MLLHQQYTRHGPDYRFGEQMTFLDVKQTFGFSHVRVGRWVTREESLIAANLVFDSLADLAFILNLPPLTLGLRQTLSLAFGHGGQKGVQAHYAPGARELALAKNAGAGALAHEFWHAFDHYVALKAFSRVSGRFKCASDLWLADLPLIEHPLNQRLAEIFRVTLLSEDNLEPSDYVRRAIALDKRYGAQYFAKPTEMMARAFEACIESYQGIQNPYLVSGTHHSALAKEGAYPDEQHRLRIFNALIAYFEPLGMALGKAG
- a CDS encoding EAL domain-containing response regulator translates to MNILIIDDQKFIRETLKADIHRYLAEDDIHIYEASNGNQGIELLMALDVSLDLVIIDLKMEQGDGIAVINMLATTPRWLTVPIAVISSSDKRTLELVDCIIHTLRLNLVGVFAKPVNASDILTPLLATEAEDIEPDNQANRRQRHANINVQQLLKDEQLILCYQPKINLITQEIVGFEVLSRLCDRHHGYIYPDAFLPLINQQGLNSVFTRMVISQALQCWLRQPLLAKYSLSINITADDLTCDELIEYIIESSRNHDGIRLMLELTESQEIINQDRVLNSIARLIINNIDISLDDFGKSYSTYDRLDAIPFKEIKIDKSFVSDMDINHQHYLIVESTIALAQKMHVKVVAEGVETAAIEAILTALGCDVAQGYLYSPPIEGRYLIDWIGQYQGELMHAQ
- a CDS encoding helix-turn-helix domain-containing protein — its product is MICTPISYPSKTSAQTFSNFLKHTRTENQLSQEELCCQLRQKSCLFDTLDAITISRWERGVNIPSLAKQAEIVEIFGSELFDIYREDKTFIHEGLSLINLFESSIERSEHPYYRNKPYRVEFIDSQDDNFMTLLQLSLVYESNPRLSLTNRQLTQPFICGLSLVVAFSFGEQIVGHSLFCRTQAKVALEFMNDEVDLFEVIGHHSQSIPDTLMVFSSFGVTPHIENYMMSVYLHKMALSRSIKYLSFSICDEALKRKLTQFKLPLFKIRTLDNYHKPLKNYSFFASRTEVMANRNLLKLSVIPSAKSQTIDPIFFMQLGTSI
- a CDS encoding multidrug effflux MFS transporter; the protein is MTKINQNPQDRKWNYTFAYSLLLLIPFDLLASLGMDLYLPAINDIRQSFSVSQGQMQLTLTLYMAILGLGQLLFGPLSDAIGRRRVVIAGALVYAGSSLAMALTDSFSVFLLLRIVQALSASAVLVAAFATVRDVFADREEGVVIYAIMGSVLAAVPVVAPFIGSLIDGLWHWRGIFYTLAIFAALVGLHALLKWPETRPAQTHPFEWSRCFNIIRAKAFLGYTLAYATAMGAFFVYFSASPSILMDKLGLDKVTFSLWFGSVAIVMIITTRFVKHLVKRWGTQGTVLRGLIGMMLSSGLLYGLEWLNGLSLLGFMLPMYFIGVHIALTCAVTANGALAAFSHSAGLATALYYAIESLFLSALVSLLIWLLPSGTTLVICSYILISASLSLLFILSIRADNK
- a CDS encoding ATP-binding protein → MGSKYTPSIHLLTGLLVTLLLICLTLAHTTHEFKAVYQKKAQAVFASSQDMFLQHRIMLDALRSFFHASEAVSPQEFEIFAKDLLRIKSALAFTLRPDLQLAYLSDPSRLSELQRLQLHRTEQGELQAQLMDYLLVSLKIDEPNMPYLIYAISQKRILTRIDQEQNICVTYQFEHSIVRSSACDKPPAVGFWRLFTYSDEQFVVLSEYQTQFNLQVYYQVPRAEVIEILVIILSIASLGLAFSVLWFVKARHRQVVQRIECENRSKLALLASINHEIRTPINALLGYSKLLKKTLSRQEAQLRLHHAEQEDKALSTIVDKMIWSANLLYSVAENTLNYSKAEVGKLQLDQHPVNLREYVERIQEYYRAFNSTSGKTLSVTISDTLPDWLVLDGTKLFQLITNIINNAFKYSTGEQVHCYMDLPMLSLQVSTSPMLRILIRDFGEGMSWRAKQALDEPFNYQSVSSHGISGMGLGLYTCKRLLEQIGGKLRLRSQEGQGTTVLLRFPCQLHCGVPVPTNHYAQQSLLLVDDNLFNLEICRSVLESHFTHIHSADRAEEALRLFSTQRPFIVIVDYRLKDTDGLALIKQMVIAQAEHFWACQFFMLSANDRHEIPDLAQFPEVIFMQKPFSLEVFFSKLAVVQ